One genomic region from Chrysemys picta bellii isolate R12L10 chromosome 16, ASM1138683v2, whole genome shotgun sequence encodes:
- the KMT2A gene encoding histone-lysine N-methyltransferase 2A isoform X5 — protein sequence MAHSGRWRFPARPGSGGWGRRGLGGSRLRVPAVRNLRAPEPPPQAGAGEGELGAPGSSGAAGSGGGGAVPGSGGPGGPAAGVGPGFDAALQVSAAIGINLRRFRAACGSEAGSGEDEQFLGFGSDEEVKVQSPTKSPTVKSSPRKPRRRPRSSPDPSSAAHSDSSSVCSPLSKSETMSMEKVKKKEIKSGEKRRGRPPTLSSVKFKLSQVKDTSDIHKGSKETKENLKKIKRAPSTTFQHAAKIKKLRTGKLSPLKSKFKTGGKLQIGRKAVQIVRRRGRPPSSERLKTASPLVINSQLEKPQRVRKEKDGTPPLTKEEKTAVRQSPRRIKPVRIIPSTKRTDATIAKQLLQRAKKGAQKKIEKEAAKLQGRKGRTQLKNIRQFIMPVVSAISSRIIKTPKRFIEDEDYDPPIKIARLESTPNSRFSATSCGSSEKSSAASQHSSQMSSDSSRSSSPSVDTSTDSQASEEMQALSEERSNTPEVHTPLPISQSPETDNGDRRSRRFSMSERSFGQRAAKKLSTLQSVSQQQSSSSPPPPLLTPPPPLQPATGISDHTPWLMPPTIPLASPFLPTSAAPMQEKRKSILREPTFRWTSLKHSRSEPQYFSSAKYAKEGLIRKPVFDNFRPPPLTPEDVGFASGFSASGATAPARLFSALHSGTRFDMHKRSPLLRAPRFTPSEAHSRIFESVTLPSSVSRTTAGTSVTGISSRKRKRRVFSPIRSEPRSPSHSMRTRSGRLSTSDLTTLTPQSSVSSSLTSMSVSSLATSALNSTFTFSSPPLTQSGESAERSQRPRKQISTPTEPFSSTNPTPLFPWFTPSPQTERGRNKDRATEELSKDKDVDKSVEKDKSREKDREREKENKRESRKEKRKKGLEIQSSSALFPVGRVSKEKANEDVAAASSAKKAAGRKKSTAIDPVADAAAVALVDMTAGKTKMPKKSRGGLEKSDLDLSPTVPPLEKDKALRLSAPSSSTVKHSTSSISSMLAQADKLPMTDKRVASLLKKAKAQLYKIEKSKSLKQADQPKAQGQESDSSETSVRGPRIKHVCRRAAVALGRKRAVFPDDMPTLSALPWEEREKILSSMGNDDKSSIAGSEEAEPLAPPIKPIKPVTRNKAPQEPPVKKGRRSRRCGQCPGCQVPEDCGVCTNCLDKPKFGGRNIKKQCCKMRKCQNLQWMPSKAYLQKQAKVVKKKEKKSKTNEKKESHSGKNQVDSGQKPAPQTVLAKEDNALKKSSEPARKPSEEKNEEGNTSVPVLESKQVTASGARKTGKQAPQPLQVPLCQPPSSGPLKKEVSKTIPSEPKKKQTPLPELGIEQSKQKKVTPRPSFPVKQKPKEKEKLPPINKPENSTLNLLSTLSNGSSSKQKTPTDGVHRIRVDFKEDCEVENVWEMGGLGILTSVPITPRVVCFLCASSGHVEFVYCQVCCEPFHKFCLEESERPLEDQLENWCCRRCKFCHVCGRQHQATKQLLECNKCRNSYHPECLGPNYPTKPTKKKKVWICTKCVRCKSCGSTTPGKGWDAQWSHDFSLCHDCAKLFAKGNFCPLCDKCYDDDDYESKMMQCGKCDRWVHSKCENLSDEMYEILSNLPESVAYTCINCTEQHPAEWRLALEKELQVSLKQVLTALLNSRTTSHLLRYRQAAKPPDLNPETEESIPSRSSPEGPDPPVLTEVSKQEEQQPLDLEGVKRKMDQGGYTSVLEFSDDIVKIIQAAINSDGGQPEVKKANSMVKSFFIRQMERVFPWFSVKKSRFWEPNKVTSNSGMLPNAVLPPSLDHNYAQWQEREENNHTEQPPLMKKIIPAPKPKGPGEPDSPTPLHPPTPPISSSDRSREDSPELNPPPDVEDNRQCALCLKYGDDSANDAGRLLYIGQNEWTHVNCALWSAEVFEDDDGSLKNVHMAVIRGKQLRCEFCQKSGATVGCCLTSCTSNYHFMCSRAKNCVFLDDKKVYCQRHRDLIKGEVVPENGFEVLRRVFVDFEGISLRRKFLSGLEPENIHMMIGSMTIDCLGILNDLSDCEDKLFPIGYQCSRVYWSTTDARKRCVYTCKIMECRPPVIEPDINSTVEHDENRTIAHSPAPPTETLSKESRNTPEMVNPPSPDRPLHSQTSSSCYYPLISKGPRVRTPIYPLTQRSPGSRPLPSAGSPTPTTHEIVTVGDPLLSSGLRSIGSRRHSTSSLSQQQSKLRMIFPTRVGNTYSRHTVPGVSSIGSSSEHESSSKNIDSFKGSVNLSAPSALAQNSPNSSSSPRTVATSGNKTCHLGGSQSSEIKHSTSSELMSKSTSSKGEKTKLLSSKDSDSSAHSFASSGNTKMSTQVLSTSGIELNIHKKGTFQEPSSATLSSKDTMPFPSFHQRGPRKDRDLHMDLIQPEKIPSVEDLDGKNLKPAGMSSRSSAASDHVVSVCRDRRQKGKKLTKDTYKEKHSVKPFTDSSQLTTCDEGSLKPEFINQVLATEQISQRLCSNVSAEKTGDKSPPTQGASKAPLVQVEVASKEAQAPRKRTVKVTLTPLKMESESQSKNAQKENDAESQSKGAEPTALTELSSTSESQGDGSVVQGSPSDTPTQESQNNSYPNLPVEDRNLMLQDGTKAQEDGSYKRRYPRRSARARSNMFFGLTPLYGVRSYGEEDIPFYSNSTGKKRGKRSAEGQVDGADDLSTSDEDDLYYYNFTRTVVSSSAEERLGSHNLFKEEEQCNLPKISQLDGVDDGTESDTSVTATTRKVNQVTKRSGKENGTENLKLDRAEEAGEKVQVTKSSTGHKTDPKIDNCHAVSRVKTQGQDSLEAQLSSLDTGRRAHASTPSEKNLLDTFNTELLKSDSDNNNSDDCGNILPSDIMDFVLKNTPSMQALGESPESSSSELLTLGEGLGLDSNRGKDMGLFEVFSQQLPTAEPVDSSVSSSISAEEQFELPLELPSDLSVLTTRSPTVPSQNRNRLAVISESSLSSSGERSILALPSTESGEKRVTVTEKSASGEGDATLLSPGVDPSPEGHMTPDHFIQGHIDAEHIASPPCASVEQGHGSNQDLTRNSGTPGLQVPVSPTVPLQNQKYVPNSTDSPGPSQISNAAVQTTPPHLKPATEKLLVVNQNMQPLYVLQTLPNGVTQKIQLTPSGSSAQSVMETNTSVLGPMGSALTLTTELNPSLPSSQSLFPPTSKGLLPMSHHQHLHTFPTATQSGFPPNIGSPASGLLIGVQPPPDPQLLVSEASQRTDLGTTVTTPTSGLGKKRPISRLQSRKNKKLAPSGTPSAIAPSDMVSNMTLINFAPSQLSNSPLDLGTLGNSTSHRTVPNIIKRSKSGVMYFEQASLLPQGVAAAPAAAVGTSPSIIGPDAGHLTTGPVSGLASNSSVLNVVSMQATAAPSTGGSVPGHVLGQGSVTLTSPGLLGDLGSISNLLIKASQQSLGLQEQHMTLPPGSGMFSQLGTSQTPATAAMTAASSICVLPSAQTMGMTVAQSSTDPEGPYQLQHMTQLLAIKNASSQLDLATASAPQLSSFPQLVDIPNNTGLEQSKVSSTAMHASSASPGGSPSSGQQSASSSVLGPTKMKPKIKRIQPPLDKANGKKHKTSHMWTSPPEVHIPDRGANAVSQVSAAGTPAVKADIQDTSIDQLPQKPSGQPAGQMAVLTEPQSVQNTANEQENTGPKAPEEEEGTFSSPLMFWLQQEQKRKESLGEKKPKKGLVFEISSDDGFQICAESIEDAWKSLTDKVQEARSNARLKQLSFAGVNGLRMLGIIHDAVVFLIEQLYGAKHCHNYKFRFHKPEETNEPPLNPHGSARAEVHLRKSAFDMFNFLASKHRQPPEYNPNDEEEEEVQLKSARRATSMDLPMPMRFRHLKKTSKEAVGVYRSPIHGRGLFCKRNIDAGEMVIEYSGNVIRSILTDKREKYYDSKGIGCYMFRIDDSEVVDATMHGNAARFINHSCEPNCYSRVINIDGQKHIVIFAMRKIYRGEELTYDYKFPIEDASNKLPCNCGAKKCRKFLN from the exons GATGAGCAGTTCCTAGGTTTTGGCTCAGATGAAGAGGTCAAAGTACAAAGTCCCACCAAATCTCCCACAG tgaaGTCTAGTCCACGAAAACCTCGTAGGAGACCCAGAAGCAGTCCTGATCCAAGTTCAGCTGCACACTCAGACTCTTCGTCAGTGTGTTCTCCCCTGAGCAAGTCTGAAACCATGTCCATGGAAAAGGTAAAGAAGAAGGAAATTAAAAGTGGGGAAAAGAGACGAGGAAGACCTCCAACTCTTAGTAGTGTGAAGTTCAAGTTATCACAAGTAAAGGACACATCAGATATTCATAAGGGGAGCAAAGAAACAAAAGAGAatctgaagaaaataaaaagggcACCGTCCACTACATTTCAGCATGCTGCAAAAATCAAGAAGTTACGAACTGGTAAACTCTCCCCACTGAAGTCTAAATTCAAGACTGGGGGGAAACTTCAGATTGGGAGGAAAGCGGTTCAGATTGTGCGCAGGAGAGGAAGGCCACCGTCTTCGGAACGTTTAAAGACTGCCTCACCACTAGTCATTAATTCACAGCTGGAGAAACCCCAGAGGGTACGTAAGGAGAAAGATGGCACACCACCACttacaaaagaagaaaagactGCTGTCAGACAGAGCCCCCGCAGGATTAAGCCTGTTAGGATTATTCCTTCTACCAAGAGGACAGATGCAACAATTGCTAAGCAACTCTTGCAGAGGGCTAAAAAGGGGGCACAAAAGAAGATTGAGAAAGAAGCAGCTAAACTGCAGGGTAGAAAGGGAAGAACTCAGCTCAAAAACATCCGGCAGTTCATCATGCCAGTTGTGAGTGCTATCTCTTCGCGGATCATTAAAACACCCAAGCGATTCATTGAAGATGAAGACTATGATCCTCCTATTAAAATAGCTCGCCTAGAGTCCACACCAAACAGCAGGTTTAGTGCTACATCTTGTGGGTCCAGTGAAAAATCAAGTGCGGCTTCTCAGCACTCATCTCAGATGTCTTCAGATTCCTCACGATCTAGTAGTCCTAGTGTAGATACATCTACCGACTCTCAGGCGTCCGAGGAGATGCAGGCACTTTCCGAAGAGCGCAGCAATACTCCAGAAGTTCATACCCCTTTACCTATTTCTCAGTCCCCTGAAACTGATAACGGTGATAGGAGAAGCAGGAGGTTTTCAATGTCAGAAAGGAGTTTCGGGCAAAGGGCAGCTAAAAAACTGTCGACCTTGCAAAGTGTGTCCCAGCAGCagtcctcttcctctcctcctccacctctgctcactcctcccccacccttacaGCCTGCTACTGGCATCTCAGACCACACGCCGTGGCTTATGCCTCCAACAATACCGTTGGCTTCACCTTTTCTGCCCACCTCTGCTGCACCCATGCAAGAGAAACGGAAATCAATTCTACGAGAACCAACATTCAGGTGGACCTCTCTGAAGCATTCTAGGTCAGAACCACAGTACTTTTCCTCAGCAAAGTATGCCAAAGAAGGTCTCATCCGTAAACCAGTATTTGATAACTTTAGACCCCCACCACTGACGCCAGAGGATGTTGGCTTTGCATCTGGTTTTTCAGCATCTGGTGCTACGGCTCCAGCTCGCTTGTTTTCTGCTCTTCATTCTGGAACAAGATTTGATATGCACAAAAGAAGTCCTCTGCTTCGAGCTCCAAGATTCACTCCAAGTGAGGCCCACTCCAGAATTTTtgaatctgtaaccttgccttcATCTGTTAGTCGAACCACTGCAGGAACTTCTGTGACAGGCATATCTTCTAGGAAACGAAAGAGAAGAGTGTTTAGCCCGATCCgatcagaacccagatctccttcGCACTCCATGAggacaagaagtggaagacttaGTACCTCTGACCTGACAACTCTCACCCCTCAATCTTCTGTCTCTTCCTCACTAACTAGCATGTCTGTTAGTTCTCTTGCCACTAGTGCCTTAAACTCAACTTTTactttttcttcccctcccctgacccAGTCTGGGGAATCAGCAGAGAGAAGCCAGAGACCAAGGAAGCAGATCAGCACTCCAACTGAGCCTTTCTCATCCACTAATCCTACTCCTCTGTTTCCCTGGTTCACACCAAGTCcccagacagagagagggagaaataaAGACAGGGCTACTGAGGAACTGTCCAAAGATAAAGACGTTGACAAAAGTGTGGAAAAGGacaagagcagagagaaagacagagagcGAGAAAAAGAGAACAAACGCGAATcaagaaaagagaaaaggaaaaaagggttaGAAATTCAAAGTAGCTCCGCTTTATTTCCTGTAGGTAGAGTGTCCAAAGAAAAAGCTAATGAAGATGTTGCAGCAGCATCTTCCGCTAAAAAAGCTGCAGGGCGGAAGAAGTCTACAGCAATAGATCCTGTAGCAGATGCTGCCGCTGTGGCTCTTGTAGATATGACAGCTGGCAAAACCAAAATGCCTAAGAAAAGTAGAGGGGGCTTAGAAAAATCCGATCTAGATCTAAGCCCCACTGTTCCGCCCCTGGAGAAAGACAAAGCCCTACGCCTCTCTGCTCCTTCGTCAAGCACTGTTAAACATTCCACTTCCTCCATCAGCTCGATGTTGGCTCAAGCGGACAAACTTCCAATGACCGATAAGAGGGTGGCCAGTCTCCTAAAAAAGGCTAAAGCCCAGCTGTACAAGATTGAGAAGAGCAAATCCCTCAAACAAGCGGATCAGCCAAAAGCCCAG GGTCAAGAGAGTGATTCATCAGAGACTTCAGTGCGAGGACCACGAATAAAACATGTCTGCAGGAGGGCGGCTGTAGCACTAGGCCGTAAGCGGGCAGTGTTTCCTGATGACATGCCTACTCTGAGTGCCTTACCATGGGAAGAACGAGAGAAGATATTGTCTTCCATGGGAAATGATG ATAAGTCATCAATAGCTGGCTCAGAAGAGGCTGAACCCCTTGCTCCACCTATCAAACCAATTAAGCCAGTTACCAGAAACAAGGCACCCCAAGAGCCTCCAGTGAAGAAAGGTCGGCGCTCAAGGCGCTGTGGGCAGTGCCCAGGCTGCCAGGTTCCAGAGGACTGTGGTGTCTGTACTAACTGTCTAGACAAACCGAAGTTTGGTGGGCGCAACATAAAGAAACAGTGCTGCAA GATGAGGAAATGCCAGAATCTGCAATGGATGCCTTCAAAAGCTTATCTCCAGAAGCAAGCTAAAG TTgtgaaaaagaaagagaagaaatccAAGACCAATGAAAAGAAAGAGAGCCATTCTGGGAAGAACCAAGTGGATTCTGGACAGAAACCAGCTCCTCAGACTGTTTTAGCAAAAGAAGATAATGCCTTGAAGAAGAGCAGTGAACCTGCCCGAAAGCCAAGTGAGGAGAAAAATGAAGAGGGAAATACCTCTGTCCCAGTGTTGGAGTCCAAACAGGTCACTGCTTCTGGTGCCAGAAAAACTGGCAAACAGGCACCTCAGCCATTGCAAGTTCCCCTTTGTCAGCCGCCTAGCTCAGGACCACTGAAAAAAGAAGTATCTAAAACCATACCTAGCGAGCCCAAGAAAAAACAGACACCCCTACCAGAATTAG GCATAGAGCAAAGCAAACAGAAGAAAGTTACTCCCCGTCCAAGTTTCCCTGTGAAACAGAAACCAAAAGAAAAG gaaaaacttcctccaATCAACAAGCCAGAGAACAGCACACTGAATTTGCTCAGTACGCTGTCAAATGGAAGCAGTTCCAAGCAAAAGACACCTACAGATGGGGTCCACAGGATCAGAGTGGACTTCAAG GAGGACTGTGAAGTGGAGAACGTTTGGGAGATGGGTGGGCTAGGCATTCTGACCTCGGTACCTATCACTCCCAGGGTGGTCTGCTTTCTCTGTGCCAGCAGTGGACACGTGGAG TTTGTGTATTGTCAGGTCTGTTGTGAGCCCTTCCACAAGTTCTGTTTAGAAGAGAGTGAGCGCCCTCTGGAGGACCAGTTGGAAAACTGGTGCTGTCGTCGTTGCAAGTTCTGTCATGTATGTGGAAGACAGCATCAGGCAACAAAG caGTTGTTGGAGTGTAATAAGTGCCGAAACAGCTATCACCCTGAGTGCCTGGGACCAAACTACCCAACAAAACCCACCAAGAAAAAGAAAGTTTGG ATCTGTACCAAATGTGTTCGCTGCAAGAGCTGTGGTTCAACAACTCCAGGCAAAGGATGGGATGCACAGTGGTCTCATGACTTCTCACTGTGTCATGATTGTGCCAAACTCTTTGCTAAAG GAAACTTCTGCCCACTCTGTGACAAGTGCTATGATGACGATGACTATGAGAGTAAGATGATGCAGTGTGGGAAGTGTGATCGCTGGGTCCACTCCAAATGTGAAAATCTTTCAG ATGAGATGTATGAAATCCTCTCTAACCTTCCTGAGAGTGTGGCATACACTTGCATTAACTGCACAGAGCAGCACCCTGCCGAATGGCGGCTGGCACTGGAAAAGGAGCTGCAAGTTTCTTTGAAGCAGGTTTTAACAGCCTTGTTAAATTCCAGGACTACCAGTCACTTACTACGTTACAGACAG GCAGCCAAACCACCGGATTTAAATCCTGAGACAGAAGAGAGTATCCCATCCAGAAGTTCTCCCGAAGGTCCAGATCCTCCTGTTCTAACAGAGGTCAGcaagcaggaggagcagcagcctcTGGACCTGGaaggagtgaaaagaaaaatggaTCAAGGAGGTTACACTTCCGTG TTGGAATTTAGTGACGATATTGTGAAGATTATTCAAGCAGCCATTAATTCAGATGGAGGGCAACCTGAAGTTAAAAAAGCTAATAGCATGGTCAAGTCCTTCTTTATTCGG CAAATGGAGCGTGTTTTTCCATGGTTCAGTGTAAAAAAATCCAGGTTTTGGGAGCCAAATAAAGTAACAAGCAA CAGTGGGATGTTGCCGAATGCAGTGCTGCCCCCTTCACTTGACCATAATTATGCTCAGTGGCAGGAGCGTGAAGAGAATAACCACACTGAACAGCCCCCTTTGATGAAGAAAATCATTCCAGCTCCAAAACCCAAAGGGCCTGGAGAACCAGATTCACCAACTCCGCTGCATCCGCCGACACCACCTATCTCTA GCTCTGATAGAAGCCGGGAGGATAGCCCTGAACTTAATCCACCTCCTGATGTGGAAGACAATAGGCAGTGTGCACTCTGTCTGAAATATGGTGATGATAGTGCTAAC GATGCTGGACGTCTCCTGTACATTGGCCAGAATGAATGGACACATGTAAACTGTGCTCTATGGTCAGCAGAAGTGTTTGAGGATGATGATGGGTCTCTGAAAAATGTACACATGGCTGTGATCAGAGGGAAGCAGTTG AGATGCGAGTTCTGCCAAAAGTCAGGCGCCACAGTAGGCTGCTGTCTTACTTCCTGCACTAGCAACTATCACTTCATGTGCTCCCGAGCCAAGAACTGTGTCTTTCTGGATGATAAGAAAGTGTACTGCCAGCGGCATCGTGACTTGATCAAAGGAGAG GTGGTACCGGAGAATGGGTTTGAAGTTCTTAGAAGAGTTTTTGTGGACTTCGAAGGGATCAGTTTGAGAAGAAAATTTCTTAGTGGCCTGGAGCCAGAAAACATCCACATGATGATTG GTTCAATGACTATAGACTGCTTAGGAATTCTGAATGATCTGTCAGACTGTGAAGACAAGCTGTTCCCCATTGGTTATCA GTGTTCCAGGGTGTACTGGAGCACAACAGACGCTCGGAAGCGCTGTGTGTATACTTGTAAGATCATGGAATGTCGACCTCCTGTCATAGAGCCAGATATCAATAGCACTGTAGAGCATGATGAGAACAGGACAATTGCTCATAGTCCAGCACCCCCAACAG AAACTCTATCCAAAGAGAGTCGAAATACACCAGAAATGGTAAACCCTCCATCTCCAGATCGTCCCCTGCATTCTCAAACCTCCAGTTCCTGTTACTATCCTCTGATCTCAAAAGGTCCCAGGGTCAGGACACCAATCTATCCCCTAACACAGCGGTCTCCTGGGTCTAGGCCTTTGCCCTCTGCAG GAAGTCCTACACCAACGACCCATGAAATAGTAACAGTGGGAGATCCTTTATTATCCTCTGGACTTAGAAGCATTGGCTCTAGGAGACACAGTACCTCCTCTTTGTCACAACAGCAGTCAAAACTCCGAATGATTTTTCCCACGAGAGTTGGGAACACTTACTCCAGACACACTGTGCCTGGAGTATCTAGTATCGGATCCTCTTCCGAGCATGAATCAAGCTCAAAAAATATAGACAGCTTCAAAGGGTCAGTGAATTTAAGTGCTCCAAGTGCTTTAGCTCAAAATAGCCCTAACTCTTCAAGCTCTCCGAGAACGGTAGCTACAAGTGGAAATAAAACTTGTCATTTGGGTGGATCTCAGTCTTCAGAAATAAAACACTCTACCAGTTCAGAGTTGATGTCCAAAAGCACATCTTCAAAGGGAGAGAAGACAAAATTGTTGAGCTCAAAGGACTCAGATTCTTCAGCTCATAGCTTTGCTTCATCTGGGAATACTAAAATGTCCACCCAAGTGCTTAGTACATCAGGCATAGAATTAAACATTCATAAAAAGGGAACTTTTCAAGAACCTTCTTCTGCAACACTTTCTTCCAAAGATACAATGCCCTTTCCATCTTTCCATCAGAGAGGCCCAAGGAAAGATAGAGACCTACATATGGACCTCATACAACCAGAAAAAATCCCTTCTGTTGAAGACTTAGATGGAAAGAACTTAAAGCCTGCTGGAATGAGTAGCAGGTCTTCTGCAGCAAGTGACCACGTGGTTTCTGTTTGCAGAGACAGACgacagaaaggaaaaaagttaACAAAAGACACTTACAAAGAAAAACATTCTGTAAAACCTTTTACAGACTCGAGTCAATTGACCACCTGTGATGAAGGAAGCTTAAAACCAGAATTCATAAATCAGGTTTTGGCAACTGAACAGATTAGTCAGAGGTTGTGTAGTAATGTTTCTGCTGAGAAAACTGGGGATAAGTCTCCACCTACACAAGGGGCATCTAAAGCTCCATTGGTGCAAGTTGAAGTAGCCTCAAAGGAAGCACAGGCTCCTAGAAAACGCACAGTTAAAGTAACCCTGACTCCTCTTAAGATGGAAAGTGAAAGCCAATCTAAAAATGCACAGAAAGAAAATGATGCCGAATCGCAGAGTAAGGGTGCAGAACCAACTGCTTTGACAGAGCTGTCTTCAACTTCTGAAAGCCAAGGAGATGGTTCTGTTGTCCAGGGAAGTCCAAGTGATACTCCTACCCAGGAATCTCAAAATAATTCTTATCCGAATCTGCCTGTTGAAGACAGAAACTTGATGCTTCAGGATGGAACTAAAGCTCAGGAAGATGGTTCCTACAAGCGGAGGTATCCCCGGCGAAGTGCTCGGGCAAGATCTAACATGTTCTTTGGATTAACTCCTTTGTATGGTGTGAGATCTTATGGAGAGGAAGACATTCCATTTTACAGCAACTCAACTGGGAAGAAGCGAGGAAAGAGGTCTGCAGAAGGACAAGTAGATGGTGCAGATGACTTAAGTACTTCGGATGAAGATGACTTGTACTACTACAATTTCACCAGGACAGTGGTTTCCTCAAGTGCAGAAGAGAGGCTTGGATCCCATAATTTATTCAAGGAGGAGGAGCAGTGCAATCTTCCAAAAATCTCCCAGTTAGATGGTGTGGATGATGGAACAGAAAGTGATACAAGTGTTACAGCAACAACAAGAAAAGTAAATCAGGTAACCAAAAGAAGTGGCAAAGAAAATGGGACTGAAAACTTAAAGCTTGATCGAGCTGAAGAAGCTGGAGAGAAAGTACAGGTCACCAAGAGCTCCACTGGCCATAAGACTGACCCAAAGATTGATAATTGCCATGCTGTGAGCAGGGTTAAAACACAGGGTCAGGATTCCTTGGAAGCTCAGCTGAGTTCCTTGGACACAGGCCGTAGAGCTCATGCTAGCACACCCTCAGAGAAGAACTTATTGGATACTTTTAACACAGAACTGCTAAAATCAGACTCTGACAATAACAATAGCGATGACTGTGGAAACATTCTGCCTTCGGACATCATGGACTTTGTACTAAAGAATACACCATCGATGCAGGCTTTAGGAGAAAGCCCGGAGTCCTCTTCATCTGAACTTCTAACACTGGGGGAAGGGCTAGGTCTTGATAGTAATCGTGGCAAGGACATGGGTTTGTTTGAAGTGTTTTCTCAACAGCTGCCAACTGCTGAACCAGTGGATAGTAGCGTTTCTTCCTCTATATCAGCAGAGGAGCAGTTTGAGTTGCCTTTAGAACTTCCATCAGATCTCTCCGTTCTAACTACTCGTAGTCCTACTGTGCCCAGCCAAAACCGCAACAGGCTTGCTGTAATTTCGGAGTCTTCACTCTCATCTTCAGGAGAGAGGTCTATACTGGCTTTACCTTCCACAGAATCTGGAGAGAAGAGAGTTACAGTCACAGAAAAATCTGCCTCCGGTGAAGGGGATGCAACTCTTTTAAGCCCAGGGGTAGACCCAAGCCCTGAAGGACATATGACTCCTGATCACTTCATCCAAGGTCACATAGATGCAGAGCACATAGCCAGCCCACCTTGCGCCTCAGTAGAGCAAGGACATGGCAGCAACCAGGATTTAACTAGGAACAGCGGTACTCCTGGACTCCAAGTGCCAGTATCGCCTACTGTTCCTCTTCAAAACCAAAAATACGTTCCAAACTCCACTGACAGTCCTGGTCCATCTCAGATTTCTAATGCTGCAGTACAGACAACCCCGCCGCACCTAAAACCAGCCACTGAAAAACTTCTGGTAGTCAATCAGAACATGCAGCCTCTGTATGTCCTCCAGACTCTTCCCAATGgtgttacacaaaaaatacagcTGACTCCTTCTGGTAGTTCTGCACAGAGCGTAATGGAGACCAATACTTCAGTGCTAGGGCCCATGGGCAGTGCACTTACATTGACTACGGAATTAAATCCAAGCCTGCCATCATCTCAGTCTTTATTCCCCCCCACTAGCAAAGGACTGTTGCCTATGTCCCATCACCAGCATTTGCATACCTTTCCCACAGCTACTCAGAGTGGTTTCCCACCAAATATTGGCAGTCCTGCATCAGGTCTCCTTATTGGTGTACAGCCACCTCCTGATCCTCAACTTTTAGTGTCTGAAGCAAGCCAGAGGACAGACCTTGGCACTACAGTTACCACCCCAACATCTGGCCTTGGGAAGAAAAGGCCAATATCCCGACTGCAGTCACGAAAGAATAAAAAGCTAGCTCCGTCCGGAACCCCTTCTGCCATAGCTCCTTCAGATATGGTTTCCAACATGACTTTGATTAATTTTGCTCCCTCCCAACTTTCCAACAGCCCATTAGATTTGGGGACCCTTGGAAATTCGACATCCCATAGGACTGTTCCCAATATTATTAAAAGGTCTAAGTCTGGAGTCATGTATTTTGAGCAAGCGTCTTTGCTGCCCCAAGGTGTGGCAGCGGCCCCTGCTGCGGCAGTTGGCACTTCACCCAGCATTATTGGACCAGATGCCGGCCACCTCACGACAGGGCCGGTGTCGGGACTAGCATCAAATTCATCAGTGCTGAATGTAGTATCCATGCAGGCCACAGCAGCACCTAGCACTGGTGGGTCAGTACCTGGCCACGTTTTGGGACAGGGTTCTGTAACATTAACTAGCCCTGGATTGTTGGGAGACCTTGGCTCAATAAGCAATCTCTTGATCAAAGCCAGTCAGCAAAGTCTTGGTCTTCAGGAACAGCACATGACTTTGCCACCAGGTTCTGGGATGTTTTCACAACTGGGGACGTCACAGACTCCAGCTACAGCAGCAATGACAGCTGCATCAAGCATATGTGTATTGCCTTCCGCACAGACTATGGGCATGACAGTTGCTCAATCATCCACTGACCCAGAAGGTCCCTATCAGCTTCAGCATATGACACAACTTTTAGCCATCAAAAATGCTTCTTCCCAGCTGGACCTTGCCACCGCTTCAGCACCTCAGTTGTCAAGCTTTCCACAGCTAGTGGACATTCCTAACAACACAGGCCTTGAGCAAAGCAAGGTTTCCTCAACTGCAATGCATGCCAGTTCAGCTTCGCCTGGAGGCTCCCCGTCATCTGGCCAACAATCTGCAAGTAGCTCAGTGCTCGGTCCCACAAAAATGAAGCCAAAAATTAAACGAATTCAACCGCCTTTAGACAAAGCGAATGGAAAGAAGCATAAAACTTCTCACATGTGGACCAGTCCCCCTGAAGTACACATTCCAGACAGAGGGGCCAATGCTGTATCCCAGGTCTCAGCTGCAGG GACTCCCGCAGTGAAGGCAGACATTCAAGATACAAGTATAGATCAGCTACCACAAAAGCCATCTGGGCAGCCTGCAGG GCAAATGGCAGTTCTTACAGAGCCGCAGTCAGTGCAGAACACAGCAAATGAGCAAGAAAATACAG GACCCAAAGCtcctgaggaggaggaaggcacTTTCAGCTCCCCACTTATGTTTTGGCTGCAGCAAGAACAAAAGAGGAAAGAAAGCCTTGGTGAGAAGAAGCCAAAGAAAGGACTAGTGTTCGAGATCTCAAGTGATGATGGTTTTCAGATCTGTGCAGAAAGTATTGAAG ATGCCTGGAAATCACTGACTGATAAAGTTCAAGAAGCTCGTTCCAATGCCCGTCTGAAGCAGCTATCATTTGCAG GTGTGAATGGTTTGAGGATGCTGGGGATTATCCATGACGCTGTTGTGTTCCTGATTGAGCAGCTTTATGGAGCAAAGCATTGCCACAATTATAAATTTAGGTTCCACAAACCAGAGGAGACCAATGAACCCCCATTGAATCCCCATGGCTCTGCTAGGGCAGAAGTCCACCTCAG GAAGTCAGCATTTGATATGTTCAATTTCCTGGCTTCTAAACACCGACAGCCACCAGAATACAACCCCaatgatgaggaagaggaggaagtgcAGCTGAAGTCTGCTCG GAGGGCAACTAGTATGGATCTGCCAATGCCCATGCGATTCCGACACTTGAAGAAGACCTCCAAGGAGGCAGTTGGTGTCTACAG